A genome region from bacterium includes the following:
- a CDS encoding NlpC/P60 family protein: MIYTGGALTKDKQDAMMAEIKSWIGTPYRFGMVEKGKGTDCSGFVGSVFKKVLNVDLPRQSAEMYSAGEPITQKDLKFGDLVFFQNTYKGSKGASHVGIWVGDGKFAHASTTVGVTISELSEDYYTKHYLGCRKIIKN, encoded by the coding sequence ATGATTTATACTGGCGGGGCATTAACGAAAGATAAGCAAGATGCAATGATGGCCGAGATAAAATCGTGGATAGGTACTCCATATAGATTTGGTATGGTGGAAAAAGGAAAGGGGACAGATTGTTCCGGGTTCGTCGGATCGGTATTCAAGAAAGTGTTAAATGTAGATCTGCCAAGACAATCCGCAGAAATGTATAGCGCCGGAGAACCCATCACGCAGAAAGACCTGAAATTTGGTGATCTGGTCTTTTTTCAAAATACATATAAAGGGTCAAAAGGGGCATCCCACGTAGGCATCTGGGTCGGTGACGGTAAATTTGCTCATGCGAGCACAACCGTTGGCGTTACGATCTCTGAGTTATCTGAAGATTATTATACAAAACATTATTTAGGCTGCAGAAAGATAATAAAGAACTGA
- a CDS encoding universal stress protein — protein MERESKVKELIVENSLVADVVIIRDADIVKTVVDEFRKVDLIPMGGSTGEFLELLFGRSVSQEITEQAACPVLWVKEYEEREPLWKLLLKSPKKIGV, from the coding sequence GTGGAAAGAGAATCAAAAGTCAAAGAACTGATTGTGGAAAATTCACTTGTCGCGGATGTTGTGATCATCAGGGACGCTGACATTGTCAAGACCGTTGTTGATGAATTTAGGAAAGTAGATCTCATTCCGATGGGCGGATCGACGGGAGAGTTTCTGGAACTTTTATTCGGTCGTTCGGTTTCGCAGGAAATAACTGAACAAGCGGCATGTCCGGTTCTTTGGGTAAAAGAGTACGAAGAAAGGGAGCCCTTGTGGAAACTATTATTAAAATCACCAAAGAAGATAGGAGTTTAA